A single Anopheles funestus chromosome 2RL, idAnoFuneDA-416_04, whole genome shotgun sequence DNA region contains:
- the LOC125766373 gene encoding barrier-to-autointegration factor, whose protein sequence is MSSTSQKHRNFVAEPMGEKPVTDLAGVGDVLGKRLEAAGFDRAYTVLGQYLILKKDAELFKEWMKDTCGANSKQAADCYQCLSDWCDEFL, encoded by the coding sequence ATGTCGAGTACATCGCAAAAGCATAGAAATTTCGTAGCGGAACCGATGGGCGAGAAACCCGTCACAGATCTCGCCGGTGTGGGCGATGTGTTGGGCAAGCGATTGGAAGCAGCTGGCTTCGACCGAGCGTACACGGTTCTCGGGCAGTACCTTATTCTGAAAAAAGATGCCGAACTGTTCAAGGAGTGGATGAAGGATACCTGCGGAGCGAACTCGAAGCAGGCGGCCGACTGTTACCAGTGCTTGAGCGATTGGTGTGACGAATTCCTGTAA
- the LOC125766318 gene encoding striatin-4 isoform X3, with translation MRINRIEDRMDDNSSLGHQNGGGSAVGQLGGIGGGAGSGQGGGTGGLGDMSNSGAGSGLVGKGGAAGGGMSGAGNCDDQNNKTPTQYSIPGILHFIQHEWARFELERSQWDVDRAELQAKIAVLVGERKGQESLKSDLIRRIKMLEYALKQERAKFHRLKYGVDPPMNDIKPPTDEPGIGTEVAPDPEVPYSSVSNITWRQGRQLLRQYLQEIGYTDTILDIRSNRVRSLLGLNNNSEQEENVNPNVNGGTESNKRASESQGRRTPAKKPSSVTEAMILDSEAAVIANFEFLAREDVEMSDDDDVSDEIDVVGDSDETDMKTTKRKAKGNTLNDDMDAEADEVINELNPLTEGYNKAGMPRHPTIPGIGNDEEVDSSLGELAQLTVNNETESAYDVSNSKEPYRKTWNAKYTLRSHFDGVRALAFHPQEPVLITASEDHTLKLWNLQKTVPAKKSASLDVEPLYTFRSHNGPVLCLAMSATGEQCYSGGLDGAINCWNLPSSNIDPYDSYDPEVMRCTIDGHTDAVWGLAVNHAKNTLVSCSADGTVKLWSPSGKIPTNSTTFSSETEGIPTSVDFVKDQIDRIVVAYSSTHCIIYDTETGKQVVKLEASQEMTGNLGKHINKVISHPTLPVTITAHEDRHIRFWDNGTGSLVHSMVAHLDAVTSLAIDAHGLYLLSGSHDCSIRLWHMDNKTCVQEITAHRKKFDESILDVAFHPSKPFIASAGADAIAKVFV, from the exons ATGAGAATTAATCGTATCGAAGATAGAATGGATGACAACAGTTCGCTCGGTCACCAGAACGGTGGCGGAAGTGCAGTTGGCCAGCTGGGTGGTATCGGCGGCGGTGCGGGCAGCGGCCAGGGCGGTGGAACCGGCGGGCTTGGTGACATGTCCAACAGTGGTGCTGGCAGCGGGTTGGTAGGCAAGGGTGGTGCGGCCGGCGGCGGTATGTCCGGTGCCGGAAACTGCGACGATCAGAACAACAAAACGCCGACCCAGTACTCGATCCCCGGCATACTACACTTCATACAGCACGAATGGGCACGGTTCGAGCTGGAACGATCGCAATGGGATGTGGATCGGGCAGAACTGCAG GCAAAAATTGCTGTCCTGGTAGGCGAACGGAAGGGTCAGGAATCCCTCAAATCCGATCTGATCCGGCGCATTAAGATGCTAGAGTATGCACTTAAACAGGAACGTGCTAAATTTCACCGACTAAAGTACGGCGTCGATCCACCAATGAACGATATCAAACCGCCAACGGATGAGCCGGGTATTGGAACAGAAGTAGCTCCCG ATCCGGAGGTACCTTACAGTTCCGTGTCAAACATTACCTGGCGGCAGGGTAGACAGCTGTTGCGTCAGTATTTGCAGGAAATTGGCTATACCGATACAATTCTAGATATACGCTCGAACCGGGTACGCTCGCTGCTAGGGTTGAACAATAACAGCGAGCAGGAGGAAAACGTCAACCCGAACGTAAACGGTGGGACGGAATCGAACAAGCGGGCCAGCGAATCGCAAG GACGCCGAACGCCGGCTAAAAAACCATCTTCTGTAACTGAAGCGATGATATTGGATTCGGAAGCGGCGGTCATCGCGAACTTCGAGTTCCTGGCCCGGGAGGACGTGGAGATgtccgatgacgatgatgtgtCGGACGAGATAGACGTCGTCGGGGACAGCGACGAGACGGACATGAAAACGACCAAACGGAAAGCCAAAGGAAACACTTTGAATGATG ATATGGATGCAGAAGCGGATGAAGTAATCAATGAATTGAATCCATTAACAGAAG GATACAATAAAGCAGGAATGCCACGCCATCCGACGATACCGGGCATAGGCAATGATGAGGAAGTGGATTCGTCACTCGGCGAGCTGGCTCAGCTGACGGTAAACAACGAGACGGAGTCGGCGTACGACGTTTCCAACTCGAAGGAGCCATACCGCAAGACGTGGAACGCCAAGTACACGCTCCGTTCGCACTTTGACGGTGTGCGGGCGCTGGCATTCCACCCGCAGGAACCGGTCCTGATAACTGCCTCTGAGGACCACACACTGAAGCTGTGGAATCTACAGAAAACTGTGCCAGCGAAAAAGTCTGCTAGTCTCGATGTGGAACCTCTGTACACGTTCCGCTCGCATAACGGTCCGGTGCTGTGTCTCGCAATGTCAGCCACCGGCGAGCAGTGCTATTCCGGTGGGCTAGACGGTGCGATCAACTGCTGGAATCTGCCGAGCTCCAACATCGATCCGTACGATAGCTACGATCCGGAGGTGATGCGTTGCACAATCGATGGGCACACGGATGCCGTCTGGGGATTGGCGGTGAACCATGCGAAGAACACGCTCGTGTCATGCTCGGCGGACGGTACCGTAAAGTTGTGGTCACCGTCGGGTAAGATCCCAACCAACAGTACCACCTTCTCGTCCGAAACGGAGGGTATACCGACGTCGGTGGACTTCGTGAAGGATCAGATTGATCGTATCGTGGTGGCGTACAGCAGCACACACTGCATCATCTACGATACGGAGACGGGCAAGCAGGTGGTGAAACTAGAGGCCAGCCAGGAGATGACCGGCAATCTCGGCAAACACATCAACAAGGTGATCAGCCATCCGACGCTGCCGGTCACCATAACGGCGCACGAGGATCGGCACATCCGATTCTGGGACAATGGTACCGGTTCGCTAGTGCATTcgatggttgcccatctggACGCGGTCACCAGTCTGGCCATCGATGCCCACGGACTGTACCTGCTATCCGGCTCGCACGACTGCTCGATCCGACTGTGGCACATGGACAACAAGACGTGCGTACAGGAAATTACAGCGCATCGGAAAAAGTTCGACGAAAGCATACTGGACGTCGCCTTTCATCCCTCGAAACCGTTCATTGCCAGTGCTGGCGCTGACGCCATAGCGAAGGTGTTCGTTTAA
- the LOC125766318 gene encoding striatin-4 isoform X4: protein MRINRIEDRMDDNSSLGHQNGGGSAVGQLGGIGGGAGSGQGGGTGGLGDMSNSGAGSGLVGKGGAAGGGMSGAGNCDDQNNKTPTQYSIPGILHFIQHEWARFELERSQWDVDRAELQAKIAVLVGERKGQESLKSDLIRRIKMLEYALKQERAKFHRLKYGVDPPMNDIKPPTDEPGIGTEVAPDPEVPYSSVSNITWRQGRQLLRQYLQEIGYTDTILDIRSNRVRSLLGLNNNSEQEENVNPNVNGGTESNKRASESQGRRTPAKKPSSVTEAMILDSEAAVIANFEFLAREDVEMSDDDDVSDEIDVVGDSDETDMKTTKRKAKGNTLNDGYNKAGMPRHPTIPGIGNDEEVDSSLGELAQLTVNNETESAYDVSNSKEPYRKTWNAKYTLRSHFDGVRALAFHPQEPVLITASEDHTLKLWNLQKTVPAKKSASLDVEPLYTFRSHNGPVLCLAMSATGEQCYSGGLDGAINCWNLPSSNIDPYDSYDPEVMRCTIDGHTDAVWGLAVNHAKNTLVSCSADGTVKLWSPSGKIPTNSTTFSSETEGIPTSVDFVKDQIDRIVVAYSSTHCIIYDTETGKQVVKLEASQEMTGNLGKHINKVISHPTLPVTITAHEDRHIRFWDNGTGSLVHSMVAHLDAVTSLAIDAHGLYLLSGSHDCSIRLWHMDNKTCVQEITAHRKKFDESILDVAFHPSKPFIASAGADAIAKVFV, encoded by the exons ATGAGAATTAATCGTATCGAAGATAGAATGGATGACAACAGTTCGCTCGGTCACCAGAACGGTGGCGGAAGTGCAGTTGGCCAGCTGGGTGGTATCGGCGGCGGTGCGGGCAGCGGCCAGGGCGGTGGAACCGGCGGGCTTGGTGACATGTCCAACAGTGGTGCTGGCAGCGGGTTGGTAGGCAAGGGTGGTGCGGCCGGCGGCGGTATGTCCGGTGCCGGAAACTGCGACGATCAGAACAACAAAACGCCGACCCAGTACTCGATCCCCGGCATACTACACTTCATACAGCACGAATGGGCACGGTTCGAGCTGGAACGATCGCAATGGGATGTGGATCGGGCAGAACTGCAG GCAAAAATTGCTGTCCTGGTAGGCGAACGGAAGGGTCAGGAATCCCTCAAATCCGATCTGATCCGGCGCATTAAGATGCTAGAGTATGCACTTAAACAGGAACGTGCTAAATTTCACCGACTAAAGTACGGCGTCGATCCACCAATGAACGATATCAAACCGCCAACGGATGAGCCGGGTATTGGAACAGAAGTAGCTCCCG ATCCGGAGGTACCTTACAGTTCCGTGTCAAACATTACCTGGCGGCAGGGTAGACAGCTGTTGCGTCAGTATTTGCAGGAAATTGGCTATACCGATACAATTCTAGATATACGCTCGAACCGGGTACGCTCGCTGCTAGGGTTGAACAATAACAGCGAGCAGGAGGAAAACGTCAACCCGAACGTAAACGGTGGGACGGAATCGAACAAGCGGGCCAGCGAATCGCAAG GACGCCGAACGCCGGCTAAAAAACCATCTTCTGTAACTGAAGCGATGATATTGGATTCGGAAGCGGCGGTCATCGCGAACTTCGAGTTCCTGGCCCGGGAGGACGTGGAGATgtccgatgacgatgatgtgtCGGACGAGATAGACGTCGTCGGGGACAGCGACGAGACGGACATGAAAACGACCAAACGGAAAGCCAAAGGAAACACTTTGAATGATG GATACAATAAAGCAGGAATGCCACGCCATCCGACGATACCGGGCATAGGCAATGATGAGGAAGTGGATTCGTCACTCGGCGAGCTGGCTCAGCTGACGGTAAACAACGAGACGGAGTCGGCGTACGACGTTTCCAACTCGAAGGAGCCATACCGCAAGACGTGGAACGCCAAGTACACGCTCCGTTCGCACTTTGACGGTGTGCGGGCGCTGGCATTCCACCCGCAGGAACCGGTCCTGATAACTGCCTCTGAGGACCACACACTGAAGCTGTGGAATCTACAGAAAACTGTGCCAGCGAAAAAGTCTGCTAGTCTCGATGTGGAACCTCTGTACACGTTCCGCTCGCATAACGGTCCGGTGCTGTGTCTCGCAATGTCAGCCACCGGCGAGCAGTGCTATTCCGGTGGGCTAGACGGTGCGATCAACTGCTGGAATCTGCCGAGCTCCAACATCGATCCGTACGATAGCTACGATCCGGAGGTGATGCGTTGCACAATCGATGGGCACACGGATGCCGTCTGGGGATTGGCGGTGAACCATGCGAAGAACACGCTCGTGTCATGCTCGGCGGACGGTACCGTAAAGTTGTGGTCACCGTCGGGTAAGATCCCAACCAACAGTACCACCTTCTCGTCCGAAACGGAGGGTATACCGACGTCGGTGGACTTCGTGAAGGATCAGATTGATCGTATCGTGGTGGCGTACAGCAGCACACACTGCATCATCTACGATACGGAGACGGGCAAGCAGGTGGTGAAACTAGAGGCCAGCCAGGAGATGACCGGCAATCTCGGCAAACACATCAACAAGGTGATCAGCCATCCGACGCTGCCGGTCACCATAACGGCGCACGAGGATCGGCACATCCGATTCTGGGACAATGGTACCGGTTCGCTAGTGCATTcgatggttgcccatctggACGCGGTCACCAGTCTGGCCATCGATGCCCACGGACTGTACCTGCTATCCGGCTCGCACGACTGCTCGATCCGACTGTGGCACATGGACAACAAGACGTGCGTACAGGAAATTACAGCGCATCGGAAAAAGTTCGACGAAAGCATACTGGACGTCGCCTTTCATCCCTCGAAACCGTTCATTGCCAGTGCTGGCGCTGACGCCATAGCGAAGGTGTTCGTTTAA
- the LOC125766318 gene encoding striatin isoform X1 — MRINRIEDRMDDNSSLGHQNGGGSAVGQLGGIGGGAGSGQGGGTGGLGDMSNSGAGSGLVGKGGAAGGGMSGAGNCDDQNNKTPTQYSIPGILHFIQHEWARFELERSQWDVDRAELQAKIAVLVGERKGQESLKSDLIRRIKMLEYALKQERAKFHRLKYGVDPPMNDIKPPTDEPGIGTEVAPDPEVPYSSVSNITWRQGRQLLRQYLQEIGYTDTILDIRSNRVRSLLGLNNNSEQEENVNPNVNGGTESNKRASESQGRRTPAKKPSSVTEAMILDSEAAVIANFEFLAREDVEMSDDDDVSDEIDVVGDSDETDMKTTKRKAKGNTLNDDMDAEADEVINELNPLTEGEDVIMEDSNKIDVTGDDLYVGYNKAGMPRHPTIPGIGNDEEVDSSLGELAQLTVNNETESAYDVSNSKEPYRKTWNAKYTLRSHFDGVRALAFHPQEPVLITASEDHTLKLWNLQKTVPAKKSASLDVEPLYTFRSHNGPVLCLAMSATGEQCYSGGLDGAINCWNLPSSNIDPYDSYDPEVMRCTIDGHTDAVWGLAVNHAKNTLVSCSADGTVKLWSPSGKIPTNSTTFSSETEGIPTSVDFVKDQIDRIVVAYSSTHCIIYDTETGKQVVKLEASQEMTGNLGKHINKVISHPTLPVTITAHEDRHIRFWDNGTGSLVHSMVAHLDAVTSLAIDAHGLYLLSGSHDCSIRLWHMDNKTCVQEITAHRKKFDESILDVAFHPSKPFIASAGADAIAKVFV, encoded by the exons ATGAGAATTAATCGTATCGAAGATAGAATGGATGACAACAGTTCGCTCGGTCACCAGAACGGTGGCGGAAGTGCAGTTGGCCAGCTGGGTGGTATCGGCGGCGGTGCGGGCAGCGGCCAGGGCGGTGGAACCGGCGGGCTTGGTGACATGTCCAACAGTGGTGCTGGCAGCGGGTTGGTAGGCAAGGGTGGTGCGGCCGGCGGCGGTATGTCCGGTGCCGGAAACTGCGACGATCAGAACAACAAAACGCCGACCCAGTACTCGATCCCCGGCATACTACACTTCATACAGCACGAATGGGCACGGTTCGAGCTGGAACGATCGCAATGGGATGTGGATCGGGCAGAACTGCAG GCAAAAATTGCTGTCCTGGTAGGCGAACGGAAGGGTCAGGAATCCCTCAAATCCGATCTGATCCGGCGCATTAAGATGCTAGAGTATGCACTTAAACAGGAACGTGCTAAATTTCACCGACTAAAGTACGGCGTCGATCCACCAATGAACGATATCAAACCGCCAACGGATGAGCCGGGTATTGGAACAGAAGTAGCTCCCG ATCCGGAGGTACCTTACAGTTCCGTGTCAAACATTACCTGGCGGCAGGGTAGACAGCTGTTGCGTCAGTATTTGCAGGAAATTGGCTATACCGATACAATTCTAGATATACGCTCGAACCGGGTACGCTCGCTGCTAGGGTTGAACAATAACAGCGAGCAGGAGGAAAACGTCAACCCGAACGTAAACGGTGGGACGGAATCGAACAAGCGGGCCAGCGAATCGCAAG GACGCCGAACGCCGGCTAAAAAACCATCTTCTGTAACTGAAGCGATGATATTGGATTCGGAAGCGGCGGTCATCGCGAACTTCGAGTTCCTGGCCCGGGAGGACGTGGAGATgtccgatgacgatgatgtgtCGGACGAGATAGACGTCGTCGGGGACAGCGACGAGACGGACATGAAAACGACCAAACGGAAAGCCAAAGGAAACACTTTGAATGATG ATATGGATGCAGAAGCGGATGAAGTAATCAATGAATTGAATCCATTAACAGAAGGTGAGGATGTTATTATGGAGGACAGTAACAAAATCGATGTCACCGGAGATGATCTTTACGTTG GATACAATAAAGCAGGAATGCCACGCCATCCGACGATACCGGGCATAGGCAATGATGAGGAAGTGGATTCGTCACTCGGCGAGCTGGCTCAGCTGACGGTAAACAACGAGACGGAGTCGGCGTACGACGTTTCCAACTCGAAGGAGCCATACCGCAAGACGTGGAACGCCAAGTACACGCTCCGTTCGCACTTTGACGGTGTGCGGGCGCTGGCATTCCACCCGCAGGAACCGGTCCTGATAACTGCCTCTGAGGACCACACACTGAAGCTGTGGAATCTACAGAAAACTGTGCCAGCGAAAAAGTCTGCTAGTCTCGATGTGGAACCTCTGTACACGTTCCGCTCGCATAACGGTCCGGTGCTGTGTCTCGCAATGTCAGCCACCGGCGAGCAGTGCTATTCCGGTGGGCTAGACGGTGCGATCAACTGCTGGAATCTGCCGAGCTCCAACATCGATCCGTACGATAGCTACGATCCGGAGGTGATGCGTTGCACAATCGATGGGCACACGGATGCCGTCTGGGGATTGGCGGTGAACCATGCGAAGAACACGCTCGTGTCATGCTCGGCGGACGGTACCGTAAAGTTGTGGTCACCGTCGGGTAAGATCCCAACCAACAGTACCACCTTCTCGTCCGAAACGGAGGGTATACCGACGTCGGTGGACTTCGTGAAGGATCAGATTGATCGTATCGTGGTGGCGTACAGCAGCACACACTGCATCATCTACGATACGGAGACGGGCAAGCAGGTGGTGAAACTAGAGGCCAGCCAGGAGATGACCGGCAATCTCGGCAAACACATCAACAAGGTGATCAGCCATCCGACGCTGCCGGTCACCATAACGGCGCACGAGGATCGGCACATCCGATTCTGGGACAATGGTACCGGTTCGCTAGTGCATTcgatggttgcccatctggACGCGGTCACCAGTCTGGCCATCGATGCCCACGGACTGTACCTGCTATCCGGCTCGCACGACTGCTCGATCCGACTGTGGCACATGGACAACAAGACGTGCGTACAGGAAATTACAGCGCATCGGAAAAAGTTCGACGAAAGCATACTGGACGTCGCCTTTCATCCCTCGAAACCGTTCATTGCCAGTGCTGGCGCTGACGCCATAGCGAAGGTGTTCGTTTAA
- the LOC125766318 gene encoding striatin-4 isoform X2 translates to MRINRIEDRMDDNSSLGHQNGGGSAVGQLGGIGGGAGSGQGGGTGGLGDMSNSGAGSGLVGKGGAAGGGMSGAGNCDDQNNKTPTQYSIPGILHFIQHEWARFELERSQWDVDRAELQAKIAVLVGERKGQESLKSDLIRRIKMLEYALKQERAKFHRLKYGVDPPMNDIKPPTDEPGIGTEVAPDPEVPYSSVSNITWRQGRQLLRQYLQEIGYTDTILDIRSNRVRSLLGLNNNSEQEENVNPNVNGGTESNKRASESQAMILDSEAAVIANFEFLAREDVEMSDDDDVSDEIDVVGDSDETDMKTTKRKAKGNTLNDDMDAEADEVINELNPLTEGEDVIMEDSNKIDVTGDDLYVGYNKAGMPRHPTIPGIGNDEEVDSSLGELAQLTVNNETESAYDVSNSKEPYRKTWNAKYTLRSHFDGVRALAFHPQEPVLITASEDHTLKLWNLQKTVPAKKSASLDVEPLYTFRSHNGPVLCLAMSATGEQCYSGGLDGAINCWNLPSSNIDPYDSYDPEVMRCTIDGHTDAVWGLAVNHAKNTLVSCSADGTVKLWSPSGKIPTNSTTFSSETEGIPTSVDFVKDQIDRIVVAYSSTHCIIYDTETGKQVVKLEASQEMTGNLGKHINKVISHPTLPVTITAHEDRHIRFWDNGTGSLVHSMVAHLDAVTSLAIDAHGLYLLSGSHDCSIRLWHMDNKTCVQEITAHRKKFDESILDVAFHPSKPFIASAGADAIAKVFV, encoded by the exons ATGAGAATTAATCGTATCGAAGATAGAATGGATGACAACAGTTCGCTCGGTCACCAGAACGGTGGCGGAAGTGCAGTTGGCCAGCTGGGTGGTATCGGCGGCGGTGCGGGCAGCGGCCAGGGCGGTGGAACCGGCGGGCTTGGTGACATGTCCAACAGTGGTGCTGGCAGCGGGTTGGTAGGCAAGGGTGGTGCGGCCGGCGGCGGTATGTCCGGTGCCGGAAACTGCGACGATCAGAACAACAAAACGCCGACCCAGTACTCGATCCCCGGCATACTACACTTCATACAGCACGAATGGGCACGGTTCGAGCTGGAACGATCGCAATGGGATGTGGATCGGGCAGAACTGCAG GCAAAAATTGCTGTCCTGGTAGGCGAACGGAAGGGTCAGGAATCCCTCAAATCCGATCTGATCCGGCGCATTAAGATGCTAGAGTATGCACTTAAACAGGAACGTGCTAAATTTCACCGACTAAAGTACGGCGTCGATCCACCAATGAACGATATCAAACCGCCAACGGATGAGCCGGGTATTGGAACAGAAGTAGCTCCCG ATCCGGAGGTACCTTACAGTTCCGTGTCAAACATTACCTGGCGGCAGGGTAGACAGCTGTTGCGTCAGTATTTGCAGGAAATTGGCTATACCGATACAATTCTAGATATACGCTCGAACCGGGTACGCTCGCTGCTAGGGTTGAACAATAACAGCGAGCAGGAGGAAAACGTCAACCCGAACGTAAACGGTGGGACGGAATCGAACAAGCGGGCCAGCGAATCGCAAG CGATGATATTGGATTCGGAAGCGGCGGTCATCGCGAACTTCGAGTTCCTGGCCCGGGAGGACGTGGAGATgtccgatgacgatgatgtgtCGGACGAGATAGACGTCGTCGGGGACAGCGACGAGACGGACATGAAAACGACCAAACGGAAAGCCAAAGGAAACACTTTGAATGATG ATATGGATGCAGAAGCGGATGAAGTAATCAATGAATTGAATCCATTAACAGAAGGTGAGGATGTTATTATGGAGGACAGTAACAAAATCGATGTCACCGGAGATGATCTTTACGTTG GATACAATAAAGCAGGAATGCCACGCCATCCGACGATACCGGGCATAGGCAATGATGAGGAAGTGGATTCGTCACTCGGCGAGCTGGCTCAGCTGACGGTAAACAACGAGACGGAGTCGGCGTACGACGTTTCCAACTCGAAGGAGCCATACCGCAAGACGTGGAACGCCAAGTACACGCTCCGTTCGCACTTTGACGGTGTGCGGGCGCTGGCATTCCACCCGCAGGAACCGGTCCTGATAACTGCCTCTGAGGACCACACACTGAAGCTGTGGAATCTACAGAAAACTGTGCCAGCGAAAAAGTCTGCTAGTCTCGATGTGGAACCTCTGTACACGTTCCGCTCGCATAACGGTCCGGTGCTGTGTCTCGCAATGTCAGCCACCGGCGAGCAGTGCTATTCCGGTGGGCTAGACGGTGCGATCAACTGCTGGAATCTGCCGAGCTCCAACATCGATCCGTACGATAGCTACGATCCGGAGGTGATGCGTTGCACAATCGATGGGCACACGGATGCCGTCTGGGGATTGGCGGTGAACCATGCGAAGAACACGCTCGTGTCATGCTCGGCGGACGGTACCGTAAAGTTGTGGTCACCGTCGGGTAAGATCCCAACCAACAGTACCACCTTCTCGTCCGAAACGGAGGGTATACCGACGTCGGTGGACTTCGTGAAGGATCAGATTGATCGTATCGTGGTGGCGTACAGCAGCACACACTGCATCATCTACGATACGGAGACGGGCAAGCAGGTGGTGAAACTAGAGGCCAGCCAGGAGATGACCGGCAATCTCGGCAAACACATCAACAAGGTGATCAGCCATCCGACGCTGCCGGTCACCATAACGGCGCACGAGGATCGGCACATCCGATTCTGGGACAATGGTACCGGTTCGCTAGTGCATTcgatggttgcccatctggACGCGGTCACCAGTCTGGCCATCGATGCCCACGGACTGTACCTGCTATCCGGCTCGCACGACTGCTCGATCCGACTGTGGCACATGGACAACAAGACGTGCGTACAGGAAATTACAGCGCATCGGAAAAAGTTCGACGAAAGCATACTGGACGTCGCCTTTCATCCCTCGAAACCGTTCATTGCCAGTGCTGGCGCTGACGCCATAGCGAAGGTGTTCGTTTAA